The nucleotide window GTTCGGTAAAGCGAGTGAGCAAATACTCAAAATTTTGTCCGTCTTCTACCGAATTAGAGAGCATTCTGACAATAGCACTTTTTGCTGTACCAGGTGCGCCCAAAAGAAAAGCATTCTCTCTTGCAATAAGCGCAATACCAAGCAAATCAATAACTTCATCTTTTCCAACAAAAGCATTTTTGATGAAAGAAAGGACTGTATTTAGTTTTTCTAAAGCGTTTTTTTGTGTGGTTTGCATAAATTTGCATTCTTATTTGTACATCAGTCTTCCAGACTGGTCTTTAAAATGATAAAGTTTCAAAAATTGATTTTATCAAAAAATAAACTTTGGCTTTTTTTATTTAAATCTACAATTTGTATTCTAAAGTCAGGCTGGAAGCCTAACCTACAAAGAAACCAAAAATAAATATTCTCTTTAGAAAACAACCATTTTGCATCCAAAAAATATCCATAACTCGCCTTATAATTTCAAAATATTGATAGAATGTGTCCCAGCACTAGAAAAATACGTTTTTGAAAATCAGTATGGCACTCAAACGATTGACTTTTCAAATCCAGAAGCTGTATTTTACCTTAATAAATCACTTTTAAAATATCATCATCAAGTAGAAAACTGGGCTATTCCAAAAGGGTATTTGTGTCCGTCTGTGCCGAGCAGAGCAGATTATTTATACTATATCAATGACTTATTGAAAGAAGAAGGCAAAACCAAAAACATAAAAGGGCTTGACATTGGCACAGGAGCAAACTGTATCTATCCTATCTTGGCAACTCAACTTTTTGATTGGAAAATGGTAGGGACAGATATTGAGGAAATAGCAATTCAATCAGCACAGAAAAATATCACAGCTCAAAAAGAATTAAAAAAAAATATTGAAGTTCGCCATCAGAGTTCAAATGCAAATATTTTTGAAGGCATCATACAAGAAAATGAATACTTTGATTTTACTATCTGTAATCCACCTTTTCATTCCTCAAAAAAAGAAGCTCAAAAAGCAGCTACAAGTAAAACCAAAAACCTAAAAACTACTGAAACACTAAACTTTGGAGGACAATCCAACGAACTTTGGTGCAATGGAGGAGAGGCTCTTTTCATAAAGCGAATGATAAAACAAAGCGTAGATTTTAAAAATCAAGTGGGTTGGTTTACGGTGTTGGTTTCTAAAAAAGAGAATTTGGCTAGAATTTATAGTCTTCTAACCAAGAAAAATGTAGAGTATAAAACCATTGATATGGAACACGGAAATAAGAAAACACGTTTTGTAGCATGGCAATTTTTGTCTGAATAATTATTAAACTCTCAACTACTTTTCTTAATTTTGCACTTTATAAAAAAACTGTAATTATTACGATTTACTTTATAGGTTACTGATTGTTCAATTAGCTTTACATAATTGGCATTGTAGTCTTTTCAATTAACTTCGCTGAATAATTATTTCGTAATTCATTAATTCGTAATTCTCCAAAATTATGGCAAGTACTTCAGATATAAGAAACGGTCTTTGTATCGAATTTAATAACGGACTTTATGTAGTAACAGAATTTTTACACGTAAAACCTGGGAAAGGTCCTGCATTCGTACGTACAAAACTAAGAAATGTAGTTACAGGACGTGTAATTGATAATACATTTTCAGCAGGACATAAAATTACACCAGTGCGTGTAGAGCGTCGTCCTTATCAGTATCTTTATCAAGATGAAAATAGCTTTCATTTTATGCACAATGAAACGTATGAACAAACTTTCGTTCCAGCAGAAATGGTAGAGCGTTCAGAGTTTTTGAAAGAAGGAATGGTGGTAGAAATGATGGTACACGCCGAAACAGAAGAAATTCTAACGTGTGAAGTACCTGGATATGTTGAGCTTTTGGTTACATACAGCGAACCTGGGGTAAAAGGCGACACAGCAACTAATGCTACTAAGCCTGCAACTTTAGAGACAGGTGCCGAAATTCAAGTTCCTTTATTTATCAATGAAGGAGATTTAATCAAAATCAATACAACAGAGCGTTCGTATATGGAACGTATTCGTAACAAATAAGAATATCAACCTTCTAACAAATGGTTTTTGAAAGTATTTTAACAGATACTTCTCAAAAACCGTTTTTTATTTCTATTTTTAGGGCATTAAATAGAAAATGAGCAAAATAATTTTGCTCTGACCTAACACGATTTTAAACTCACATAAAAAGCCATATTTTATGAGCATGAAACCAAGAGAACTCCAAGAACTTATCGAATTTATCAACCAAACAGGATTAGAAGAAGTAAAAATAGAAACAGATAAATTTAAAGTTAGTGTAAAAAGAAGTGCAGAAAATAGCATAGTTGCAGCACAACCTATTCAGCAATATACACAACAAGTAGCTCCTCCAGTACAGCAAGCGACTCCACAACAAACACAAGCTCCAGTTGCTACTCCACAGACAGAAACTAAAAAAGAAGAAGCTACACCAGCAGCAGATACAGGAAATTATGTTACTGTAAAGTCTCCAATGATAGGAACTTTCTATCGCTCTGAAAACCCAGAAGCAGCTCCTTTTGTAAATGTTGGAGATTCTATCAAAGAAGGCGCAACAATTTGTATTATTGAGGCAATGAAATTATTTAATGAAATTGAATCTGATGTTTCAGGTAAGATTGTAAAGGTACTCGTAGAAAATGCTACACCAGTAGAATACGACCAACCTTTATTCTTGATTGAACCTAATTAATGATTAGTGTTCAATGATTAGTGATAAATTAGGAATGAAAATAATCTTATCACTATTCTTTAATTTTTTGATTCATAAACTGGTAGTTGATTTACTGATTACTGATTACTGATTACTGGTAACTGATTATGAGTAACTGATTACTGATAACTGACAAAAGGCTTGAAACTTTTTAACAAAATATTAATTGCTAATAGAGGAGAAATTGCACTTCGAATTATCAGAACCTGTAAAGAACTAGGCATAAAGACAGTCGCTGTTTATTCGATTGCTGATAAAGATAGTTTGCATGTTCGTTTTGCTGACGAAGCTGTTTGTATTGGTGCTGCCCCAAGTAGAGATTCATATCTCAAAATTCCTCATATTATTGCTGCTGCTGAAATTACAAATGCAGATGCTATCCACCCTGGATACGGCTTTTTATCTGAAAATGCTGAATTTTCTGCTATCTGTGAAGAACACGATATAAAATTTATTGGTGCAAGTGCAGATATGATAAACCAAATGGGAGACAAAGCAACTGCCAAAGCAACTGTAAAAGCTGCTGGCGTTCCAACTGTCCCTGGTTCGGATGGATTATTAGAATCTTTAGAAGAAGGAATAAAAGTAGCCAAAGAAGTAGGCTACCCAGTCATTATTAAAGCGACGGCTGGTGGTGGTGGTCGTGGAATGCGTATCATCAAAGAAGAAAGTGAATTTGAAAAGGCTTGGAAATCTGCCACACAAGAAGCAGAAGCTGCTTTTGGAAATGGTGCGATGTACTTAGAAAAATTTGTAGAAGAACCAAAACACGTAGAAATTCAAGTTTTTGGAGATGGCAAAGGTGATGCATGTCACTTATCGGAAAGAGATTGTTCTATCCAACGTCGTCATCAAAAATTGGTAGAGGAAACTCCTTCACCTATCATGACACAAGAATTGCGTGATGAAATGGGTGAGGCTGCCGTAGCGATTGCGAAAGCTATTAAATACGAAGGTGCAGGAACAGTAGAGTTTTTGGTGGACAAGTATAAGAAATTCTACTTTATGGAAATGAATACTCGTATTCAAGTAGAGCATCCTATCACAGAAGAGGTTACGAGCTTTGATTTGGTAAAAGAACAAATTAAATTAGCTGCTGGAATGCCTCTTTCGGGTAGAAATTATTATCCAAAATCATTTAGTATTGAGTGTAGAATCAATGCAGAAGACCCAACAAAAGGCTTCCGTCCTTCCCCTGGTAAGATTACACATTTGCATATCCCAGGTGGACATGGCATTCGTGTAGATTCGCACGTCTATGCAGGATATAGCATTCCTCCTCACTACGATTCTATGATTGCCAAACTTATTTCTGTTGGACAGACAAGGGAAGAAGCCATCGTAAGAATGAAGCGAGCTTTGGAAGAATTTGTTATTGAAGGCATCAAAACAACGATTCCATTCCATTTAAAACTTATGGATCATCCTAAATTCAAAGAAGGAGATTTTACTACTAAATTCTTAGAAACCTTTGATTTTGATTCTATTGAAGGATAGATAAAATCTAAAACTCTATTCTATAAAAAAGACTTTCATTTTAAGTTAATGAAAGTCTTTTTATTTTCTAATGAAATATTTTTTTAGAAATTAAAGGTTCTCTGACTTTGCCCAAAGCTATTAGAGTTAGAACCAGTAAGTGTAACACGATAAAATCCTACTGATGGAAAAGTAAATTGTATATCCTCATCAGAAGAGTCTAGTAATAATTCAGTATCAATATCTCCTATAAAATTGACTCCCAAACGTTGTATTGTCCAACGATAAGAGTCTTTATCAGCGTGTTGGCTAGTGTTTGTAAAAGTAACTACTTCATTAATACTATATCCTTCTGGACTTTCATCAAAGGAAATTACTACATCTGGAGGAAGCTCATTATTTTTCTTACAAGAAGAAAGTATTAAAGTAGTAAAAATAAGAGCGAAAAAGATTTTGAATGATAGTTTTGATAACATATTTCAAAGATTATTTAGTTGTTTAAAAAAACAAAGGTAATGTTTTAAATATTAAAAATAAAAATCATACATTTTCAGTTTCCATTTTATTAAAAAACATTCGTGTCGCCAACATATGCTCACAAGCTCCTTTACGTAATTTATTCATATTGTAGAAATTACACTCACAAGTAGCATCGATAATTCGCTCATCGTTGTCTATTCTGACAGTTGTAGGATACGTTGTATTTTTATCTCTAACTCTTCCCCTCAACAAAAGTGTTTTGGTTTCTTCTCCGTTTTTGATTTTAAAGTTATTTTCTTCTACCTGTACCTGCACGCCATTATTTTTGATAAAGCTGGTAGCTTTTTCTTCCTGCTCACTTGCAAAACGTAGCTTTTCCATTGGCAAAGGTTCTTTAGAAAGTTCACGAACACGATAAACACCCATTTTCAAATCATAAATTACTCTTCCTGCTTGCGTATAGGCAGCAAGAGCAGCCGAAACCGTTTTGTTATCTAAGTTCAGACGACGAGCCAGCGATGCCGAACTTTCAAACCAGTTTTGTTTGAGTGCATTAAAAACTGTCTTTTTAGTAAAATCATCTACTTCGCTTCGTGGTGCCATGAGGTCAAAATTTCCTGCCCTTGACCAATCGTTAGAAGTCCAGCCAGAAAGTCCTAAAGTAAAAGTCATGTCTGCTTCTAATT belongs to Bernardetia sp. and includes:
- the rlmF gene encoding 23S rRNA (adenine(1618)-N(6))-methyltransferase RlmF, with the protein product MHPKNIHNSPYNFKILIECVPALEKYVFENQYGTQTIDFSNPEAVFYLNKSLLKYHHQVENWAIPKGYLCPSVPSRADYLYYINDLLKEEGKTKNIKGLDIGTGANCIYPILATQLFDWKMVGTDIEEIAIQSAQKNITAQKELKKNIEVRHQSSNANIFEGIIQENEYFDFTICNPPFHSSKKEAQKAATSKTKNLKTTETLNFGGQSNELWCNGGEALFIKRMIKQSVDFKNQVGWFTVLVSKKENLARIYSLLTKKNVEYKTIDMEHGNKKTRFVAWQFLSE
- the accC gene encoding acetyl-CoA carboxylase biotin carboxylase subunit, which gives rise to MKLFNKILIANRGEIALRIIRTCKELGIKTVAVYSIADKDSLHVRFADEAVCIGAAPSRDSYLKIPHIIAAAEITNADAIHPGYGFLSENAEFSAICEEHDIKFIGASADMINQMGDKATAKATVKAAGVPTVPGSDGLLESLEEGIKVAKEVGYPVIIKATAGGGGRGMRIIKEESEFEKAWKSATQEAEAAFGNGAMYLEKFVEEPKHVEIQVFGDGKGDACHLSERDCSIQRRHQKLVEETPSPIMTQELRDEMGEAAVAIAKAIKYEGAGTVEFLVDKYKKFYFMEMNTRIQVEHPITEEVTSFDLVKEQIKLAAGMPLSGRNYYPKSFSIECRINAEDPTKGFRPSPGKITHLHIPGGHGIRVDSHVYAGYSIPPHYDSMIAKLISVGQTREEAIVRMKRALEEFVIEGIKTTIPFHLKLMDHPKFKEGDFTTKFLETFDFDSIEG
- the efp gene encoding elongation factor P, with the translated sequence MASTSDIRNGLCIEFNNGLYVVTEFLHVKPGKGPAFVRTKLRNVVTGRVIDNTFSAGHKITPVRVERRPYQYLYQDENSFHFMHNETYEQTFVPAEMVERSEFLKEGMVVEMMVHAETEEILTCEVPGYVELLVTYSEPGVKGDTATNATKPATLETGAEIQVPLFINEGDLIKINTTERSYMERIRNK
- a CDS encoding PKD domain-containing protein; amino-acid sequence: MLSKLSFKIFFALIFTTLILSSCKKNNELPPDVVISFDESPEGYSINEVVTFTNTSQHADKDSYRWTIQRLGVNFIGDIDTELLLDSSDEDIQFTFPSVGFYRVTLTGSNSNSFGQSQRTFNF
- the accB gene encoding acetyl-CoA carboxylase biotin carboxyl carrier protein, whose product is MKPRELQELIEFINQTGLEEVKIETDKFKVSVKRSAENSIVAAQPIQQYTQQVAPPVQQATPQQTQAPVATPQTETKKEEATPAADTGNYVTVKSPMIGTFYRSENPEAAPFVNVGDSIKEGATICIIEAMKLFNEIESDVSGKIVKVLVENATPVEYDQPLFLIEPN